The stretch of DNA GCAGCCAAGTACTGCACTCTATTTTGCGTCACCCTAAATAATCACAAGTAGTCAGGTAGAGACAGGATTAATCAGTCGTGGTAATCGGAGACTCCGTGTGACATTTAGTAGCAGCCCTGGTTGGTTGCTCCCTCTAAAGGAAGCTGTCAGCACGGCGTTCTTGAAGAAACGCCACCCATCCGTCCAGGAAATGACTGTGCTTGCTGATAAGTCCGTGACGCTGGCGCTGATCACACagaggggaagaaaaaaaaagacacttgTGTGTCCGAGAGATCACGTGTGCGCTCACCTCTGTCAGCTGTTCCAGAGAGTTGATGTACGTCGGCCGCGTGTACACAAAGACGGGCCGAGCCAGCCCGTCGCCGGACGATGCCAAGCGCATCCCTTCCTTGACTCGGTTTCTGACAAACTGGCGCCCGGACGGCAAGGAGCGCAGCACGGTGCCAATGTAGATGGACGGGAAGAGGGCCGTGCTCTCGGTCCACAGCCACTTGAGCTGCTCATTTCGCGCCACCTCCACGTCAGGGCAGCGCCCCGTATAGTTCTCCAGCGTGCGCCTGTAGTCGTGATTGTAGCAGTCCGGGAACAAGTAGAACCCCCACAGCTGATTGGGTCTTAGGCTTTTGGCCCGCTTCAGCGTCTCCAGCATGAACTTCTTGGCCGACATCTCGAACTCCTGCTGGGCCACTTTGGACACCATCTCAGGCGGCCAGGTGGGGTTCTTCTGGCGCACCAGTTCGCGGGAAAGTCTCCTGTAGACGTCCTTGGCTTCCCAGTTGCGTATCCACAGGGGGCGCCATTCTTCCCAGTCGATAACCGCCAGGCCTTTGGCGTCTGGTTCTCGTATGTACTTCTTCACCCCCTCCGGCATCTTGTCCATGTGCTTAGTGAGACTGGACACCTGCGGGAGACCCCCGTTCACAGGCGTGTCATCTGGCTCAAAGTAGGGGTACAAACCCAGACGGGCCTTGTAGAAGATGGTCAGGTTTTGTCTAACGAAGCCTTCGTTGGGAGAGGCCACAATCTGAAACTGCTCCAGCGGAAGGGCGACGCGATGGCGAGGGGAACAGTCCTCCGTGGGGGCGTTCCATGCTAGCAGCAGAGGCTTCTGGGAGTACAGCGGCCATCTTGTGGCTTTCAGTTGAAAAACAGCCAGTCCATCCCGCAGCAGAACAATCAGCAGCAGAGTCCAGCGCATGTCTCCTGACAGCTACTGACACAATAGACTGGCACTCTCTGATCTACAAGTAGCACACATATCTGTCACTTTTCTGCCCGGCACACACACAATGACATCTGTTAACACTGTAACTTCACTTTATTTAACAATGATGACGCTGGTTTGTTCGGTATTACAATGAAAGTGGTTTCTAATTGGATCATTTCCCTGACAAAAAGATCCAACTGTGCCACAAGTAGGTGGGCTCAGTTTAGTGGTACTCCATCAAATAATATGAGAAACATATTTGTACAAATACACTTTCATAAAtcaattatttaattattgaatTCAAATGGAATATTATTGTCACatattccctccgggtacttggAGGTAATATTTGGGAAACTAAGtacaacagtgcaatacattttcataacatggtcactactgcatagtttctcttgttacattcttatttttactgttatatttgtattcctattgttgctttttatgtttattcttattgttatattttctattttatatccatttatacccccattatttactttttaagttcgatctcaattctgtacactgctgctggaattttaattttcctgagggaaccctccataaggaatcaataaagtactatctatctacaaTACTGACCTACAATAATAGTAAATGACAGTGGCAATGAAAAACTAGCAATATCAGCTTTTTTGACAGGATTATATCGAATAAAAGTTATTTCCTTTGACTGTTCGTTGAATTTAATTCCTAAAAAGTGAATAAATATAAAATGCAATAATAGTCGAACTTTCTTACCTTTCCTGTCAGAGAAGCATTCCCACAGGTCTGCCTTAAATCGATCCTGCGTTTGTGTTTATTCGAATTAAAAGAAGATATTTCTCGGTAAAAACGGGGAAATAATGAAGCAGGAGTAGAAGTTTGAGTAGTGATCACATCGTGTGCCGGCGGACTGCAGACAGCAGCAGCTGCCCCCCTGCGAGCTGGGAGCTCCAACGACTCGGCCGCTACCATTCCAGCATGGGGGAATAACGGACAAAATGTCCTATTATCTCATTTAAAAAATAGCTTATGAATCACAAAAATGTATTATAACATATTTAAACTGTAATTATACATGTACTTGTGTGTATTTGGGGACTTTCCTGCCTTAATTTTGGTGACTTTTACTTAACGTAGTCCTCTAAACTCCCCTATGAAGAAGCAGCAAATGAGCTCATCCACAAAGTGACTTTCAATATAAAAGCAAATGCAATCATCACTAATAATATCAAGTACACTATGTACTACTACATACACGGTTACTATTTTTGCTACAAATACTATGTCCTTTTAATGCATATACTGTACGTCTTAtactacatatactgtaatatatctTTACTACAAACACAATTACTCTTTTTACTACAAATACTATATGTCTAATTATTACTAAAAAATACTGTTATGTAGTTTAACTAAAATACTATGTATTGTACTACAAATACAATATGTCTCTTTACTACAAATACTATTGTGTATTTTTATTACAAATAGTATCATGCATTTTTACTACAAATATTTTCATGTCTTTTTTCACTACAAATACTATCATGAATACTACATATCTTTTACAACAaatataatatgtattttttactGAAAATACTATGTCTCTTCAATACATATACTATCATTTATTTTTACCACAAATAATATTGTGTATTTTCACCACGAATACTATTACAGATTCTTACTACAAATACTATCATATATTTTTACTACAAATCTTTTGACAACaaatatgaatacatattttTACTACAATTACAATTATGTATTTTCCTACAAATACTATCAGGTCTCTTAAACACCAATACTATTATGTATTTTTactacaaatactgtaatatgtATTTTTACTGCAAATACTATCGTGTgtctttattacatttttactacATGTCTTTTTACTACGCATATACTGTCATGTATTTTGTACTAAAAATACTGTACTATTATGTATTTTTACTACAAAGACTAGCATGTCTCTACTAAAAATACTCTCATGTATTTTTTACTACAACTACAATAATGTATTTTTAATACAAATACTATAGATCTTGTTTACTACAAATACTAGATGTGCATTTACTACCAATACTATATGTCTTATTACTACAAATACTATTGTGTAATTTTAATAAAATTACAATGTATTTTACAACAAATAAAAGGTATTTATACTACAAATACTATATGTCTCTTTACTGCAAGTACTATCAAGTCCTTTTACTACAAATACTATTGCGTATTTTTACTACGAATACTATATGTCATTTTACTACAAGTACCGTTTTCTTTTTATTACATGTATGGTATGTATTttaccaacaatactattatgtaTCTGtactacaattaaaaaaaattatttctactacaaatatgtttttagtaaaaaaatacacaatatttgtAGTAAATTGTGTATTTCTAGTAAAAAATACATAGTATttgtagtaaaaaataaataattgtatttgtagTATAGATACACAATCGTATTTATggtaaaaatacaaatgtttatttttactACAAATATGTTTTTAGTAAAAATACATAATATTTGTAGTAAATTGTGTATTTGTGGTAAAAAATACATAGTATTTGTAGTGAAAAATACATAGTATttgtagtaaaaataaataattgtatttgcagTACAGATACACAATAGTATttgtggtaaaaaataaaaaaatcaataaatacatataaaaaagttaaagttaaagtaccaatgattgtcacacacacacactaggtgtggcgaaattattctctgcatttgacccatcacccttgatcaccccctgggaggtgagggtagcagtgggcagcagcggtggccgcgcccgggaatcatttttggtgatttatcccccaattccaacccttgatgctgagtgccatgcagggaggtaataatgggtcccatttttatagtctttggtatgactcggccggggtttgaactctcaacctaccgttctcagggcggacataTATAATACTTAAAAGTATGAGTATGTATCTTTACTACAAATACTATTATGTATTTTTACTACAATTATGTATTTTTACTAAAAAATACTACAATGTCTCTTTACTGCAACTACTATTATGTATCTTTACTACAAATACTATAATGTCTCTTTACTGCAAATACTAGTATGTATCTTTattacaaatatgtatttttactaAAAATACTATAATGCCTCTTTACTGCACATACTATTATGTATTGTACTACAAATACTATAATGTCTCTTTACTGCAAACACTATTATGTATTTTACTAcaaatattattatgtattttactacAAATACTATtatgtattttttacaaaaagtaCTATGTCTCTTTACTGCAAATACTGTTATGTCTCTTTACTGCAAATACTATTATGTATTTTTACTAAAAATACTATAATGCCTCTTTACTGCACATACTATTATGAATTGTACTACAAATACTATAATGTCTCTTTACTGCAAACACTATTATGTATTTTACTAcaaatattattatgtattttactacAAATACTATtatgtattttttacaaaaagtaCTATGTCTCTTTACTGCAAATACTATTATGTATTTTTACTAAAACTACTAAAATGCCCCTTTACTGCAAATACTATTACGTATTTTACTACAAATACTATTATGTATTTTTACGACAAATACTATTAtgtatttttacaacaaatactATTATGTATTTTTACTACAAATACTATTATGTATCTTTACTACAAACattattatgtatttttactAAAAATACTATATTTCTTTACTGCAAATACTATTATGTATTTTACTACAAATACTATGATGTATTTTACTACAAATATTATCATGTATATTTACTACAAATATATTCATGTCTTCTTACTACACAAACTGTCATGCATTTTTACTACAAATATTGTACGTCACTATGAGAGAGACCGCACAAGCGCAAACAGAGGTCACGCGACTGTAAAAAGAGTGGTTGTTACACACACGGATTTTGCCACTGTTTTGACGCCACAGGggtaggcttcactacacatggtAAAACATACCCCTGGTTATCTAGGATTATGAATATTGTTGGACATATGAGACATATTTGAAATTATTGAAAAAGTCCAAATTGCTGAAAGCTACTTTGAAATATTGCAGGATTGGCTGAAGTCTCGTGTGTGACATCACCAAGTTATTGCAAGGCTTTAAGGTATATTTATGATATTTTGTAAGGATGAGTTCTAAAAATGTTCATGTCCTCTGAGCATGAAACGCGTGCGTTTTGAAGGTCGTGATTGCTACTGTGTTGTATGGTCGCTCTACAATCTACAATTAGTGGCATAAGAAGCATCCGGAGGCCTGACTTTGTAGCGAAGGAACAGCGATGTGAGTCCAAACATAGTTTCTACCAACAAACACACTTTTGTCTTATCAGAGGAGCAGCAGACACAATCAATGCTTTACACAACTCAATGACTACTTTGCCTTCTACTCCTTTATTGCCGTAGAATCACAGCTTTTCGTCAAGACTTGTGATAGGCTTCTTCTTGGAGCCCATACTTAAACGCGGCATTTATTGTTGTCTTATTGGCAGGCATTGAGCATCTGCTGTCTCTGGTGCCCGGGGCCTTTGTTGCCAAGGCCCGTGTTGCCAAAGACGGCAGATAAAGCGTCAACGTGTTTTCACAGTTTGAGGAATGAAGGCCATGAGGCCATCCAACACAcattgacagacaacattcacacactagggccaatttagtgatgccaatcaacctatccccaggtgcatgtctatggGATATTTACAGACTGCTTATACTGTGTTAAAACATATCCTGGGTTAACATACTGGTTAAACTGGGTTAACATActgcttagacttagacaaactttattgatgccCAAGAGAAATTATACTTGTTAACGCACTGGTTAACATACTGGTTTTAATGGGTTAATATTACCGGTTAGACTCGGTTAACATACGGCTTGTACTGAGTTAAAACACATACTGGGTTTACGGTTATTCTGGATTAACATAATTGTTGTATTGGACTCAATCATATACTGGGTTTACATTCCAGTTATACTGTGTTAACATACTGGCTGTACTGGCCTAAAAGATATACTGGATTAACATATTGGTTATACTGACATACTGGTTATACTGGATCAACATACTGTTTGTATAGGATTGAAACATATACTGGGTTAACATACTGGTTATATTGGGTTAATGTACTGGTTATACTGGATTCAAACATATATTGGTTAATATAGTGGTTAAACATACTAGTTCTACTGGTTTAAAACATATGCTGGGTTAACATACTGGTTATACTGCGTTAAAATACTAGTTATTTTGTGTTGATATActgcttagacttagacaaactttattgatgccCAAGAGAAATTATACTTGTTAACGTCCTGGTTAACATACTGGGTTTAATCGGTTAATATTACTGGTTAGACTCGGTTAACATACTGCTTGTACTGAGTTAAAACACATACTGCGTTTACACAATGGTTATACTGGAATTACAAAATGGTTGTATTGGACTCAATCATATACTGGGTTTACATTCCGGTTATACTGTGTTAACATACTGGCTGTACTGGCCTAAAAGACATACTGGATTAACATATTGGTTATACTGAGTTAAAGTACTGGTTATACTGGATCAACATactgtttgtattggattcaaacaTATACTGGGTTAATTTACTGGTTATATTGGGTTAATGTACTGGTTATACTGGATTCAAACATATATTGGTTAATATAGTGGTTAAACATACTAGTTCTACTGGTTTAAAACATATGCTGGGTTAACATACTGGTTATACTGCGTTAAAATACTAGTTATATTGTGTTGATATACTGCTTAGACTTAGACCAACTTTATTGATGCCCAGGGAAATCATACTGGTTAACATACTGGGTTTAATAGGTTAATATTACTGGTTAGACTCGGTTAACATACTGCTTGTACTGAGTTAAAACACATACTGGGTTTACGGTTATACTGGATTAACAAAATGGTTGTATTGGACTCAATCATATACTGGGTTTACATTTCGGTTATACTGTGTTAACATACTGGCTGTACTGGCCTAAAAGATATACAGGATTAACATATTGGTTAAACTGAGTTAACATACTGGTTATACTGGATCAACATActatttgtattggattcaaacaTATACTGGGTTAACATACTAGTTATATTGGGTTAATGTACTGGTTATACTGGATTCAAACATATATTGGTTAATATAGTGGTTAAACATACTAGTTCTACTGGTTTAAAACATATGCTGGGTAAACATACTGGTTATACTGTGTTAAAATACTAGTTATATTGTGTTGATGTACTGCttagacttaaacaaactttattgatgCCCGGGGGAAATTATACTTGTTAACGTACTGGTTAATATTACCGGTTAGACTCGGTTAACATACTGCTTGTACTGAGTTAAAACACATACTGGGTTTACACAATGGTTATACTGAAATAACATAATGGTTGTATTGGACTCAATCATATACTGGGTTTACATTCCGGTTATACTGTGTTAACATACTGGCTGTACTGGCCTAAAAGACATACTGGGTTAACATATTGGTTATACTGAGTTAACATACTGGTCTTACTGGATTAACATACTGGTTGTACTGGATCAACATactgtttgtattggattcaaacaTATACTGGGTTAACATACTGGTTATATTGGGTTAATATACTGGTTATATTGgattcaaacatacagtatattggttAATATAGTGGTTAAACATAGTAGTTCTACTGGTTTAAAACATACGGTGGGTTAACATACTGGTTATACTGCGTTAAAATACTAATTGTATTGTGTTGATACACTGGTTTTAGTGGGTTAACACCGATATTATCTACTTCTTTGTGCTCTATAAAACACAGGTAACTTATAAGATGTTAAACTTTTAAAAGTCATGCACGTTTGTGCGGAGAAAAGCTCCCGACAGGACTTGTTAGCACCCCATGACGGCAGCGAGGTGGAAGTGAGACGTTTTCCGCTGTTTGTTTGACAAAAATGTTTGCTGACTCACCTTTTGGTGTCACGGGGGTCTCCTCGCTCAGAGCCAGTAAATGGCAAAAGCAGGGCGGGGGGTGTGTGGGGGGGACAATGGGAACAAAGAACTGGTCTGCTTTCCCTCATGGTCGTCCTTTAAACTCTTTCTTCCTGAACATGACACCAGCACAAGTCAGGGGCAGACAGGAAGTCCAAACAATGGCAGGGAAAAGTGGGAGGATAACCGACCACCTTCACTTTGAGGCTAGAATAATGCACCATAAATTCCTCTTCGGCAGATTGAAGCATTAGTTTACCAGTTTAACTGCTTCTGTGACGCAGTTCCTACCTGAAAAAACTCAAATTACGAAACAGCATCTCCCactgaaataaatcaaaatcaattaaGTGAATAATTGGCCCCGCAAAAgatcacaattttaacatgtatcgTGCcttttaaaagataaaaacaaacttttagataatacacattatatacagtacTAACAATACAATTTGATGcagtacaaacaagtacagtagttttaagtaatgtaataatattgtactGCATTCACCTTGGACAGTGGACCTCTAAAGTAGctccttctccgtcaaacacaccatcagcagcttctccatatttgcaTGGATAAATGTTTAGACATTACCATAaataccggactataagtcgctactttGTTCCGACGCTTTGgatcctgcagcttataaaatagATTTTTCTTGGCTGACGGCAATAATGCAAatagttcaaaaaaaaaaaaaaagaccctgaTAAGGTGTattgttgtttgtgctatagcACCATCttctggacgagtttgctcactgcaggtgcttcaGTGCCCTTTTGTTAGAGCTTTCAACAGGAAGTAAAGGTGCCGTTGCGTCTTttagttgtccatagcgtttctactcttatGGATTCTTCCTTCATCACTctgagcaatgtttgtaagtattACAGTATACTTAAaactatttatacttactaaacctttccgtgtgatgtctgtaggggtgttttcatgcttatttgtacgtgctattgtaatgtactCAAgcaagcgttgttagcattagctaataagaTAACACGTTTACGAATGTTTGTGTTAATATTATCAACTTactatggcattctttttgtattgtctcagtttcacaaattccccaGTAAATTCACCACGACGTTACCATGGACTAATGTAGTCTCTtaagctaattggagagctagcttccgtagCTAGTGGGTTCATAAAAATGCCCAGTTTTGCCAGATATaagttttttactaatgtttttggtgTAGTTACAGCcaaacaaacagttttgctcgatGAAGTGCTCGATTGAATTCATGTTCTccttaaagcgtctcgacagacgttacaataattgaacagtgttgatgAACATTGTTTTACCTGTTAGGGCCGCTTGGTGTCACCTGTCGCTCAcatagttgcattgcaaaatcctacAGAAAAAATGTTATGAGTTTATTTTGTCAAAAGTTCCGAttggatttgattttgtgcgctCCATattatttgctgtgcgcagaggacgcatgagttagtcacacgcacacactaggtgtggtgaaatttgtcctctgcatttgacccatccccttgttccaccccctgggagttgaggggagcagtgagcagcagcggtggccgcgctctggaatcatttggtgatttaacccccaattccaacccttgaagctgagtgccaagcagggaggcaatgggtcccatttttatagtctttggtatgactcggcctgggtttgaactcacgacctcccagtctctaaccactctaaccacaaggccactgaccaGTGCGTAACTTCAGAAGCGCAGAGCGGAACGTTGCTCACCTTTTAGAAATAAAGTTTTTAATGTCCTGGGCCCCTGCGGTGTTGCTTCTACTCCTGGCCTCCTTCCCAACTCTTTTTGGGGAACATCCTAACCCTGCTGGAGTTCGCTCGCAGTCACTTAATTGCAATGAGGAACTAGGGCAGGATGAACGAACTGCGATTTGGACCAAACCATTTTTAGGGAGGGGCCAAGAGATTGTTGAATTAATTAAATTAGAATATTGTATGACTTGTGGCTTTGTTTATTAATTCAGCTTCATTTGAATGAATATATATTACTTCAGTGTATGCATTATAATTTTGTCATGGAGGCAACGGCTGTGGGTTCTTCGAATTGTCATCACTTTTCCCCCTATACAACCGCCCTGGCTGCAggctgtcatgtttttgattatttatttattttatttatttgaatatcatcttctaggccaggggtcagcaacccaaaatgttgaaggagccatattggaccaaaaatacaaaaacaaatctgtctggagccacaaaaaattaaaagccatattacatacagatagtgtgtcatgagatataaattgaattaagatgacttaaaggaaactaaatgacctcaaatatacttacaaatgaggcataatgatgcaatatgtacatatagctagcctaaatagcatgttagcatcgattagcttgcagtcatgcagtgaccaaatatgcccgattagcactccacacaagttaataacatcaataaaactcacctttgtgccttcgcgcacaacattaaaagtttgatggacaaaatgagacagaaaaagaagtggcataaaacaggtcctagaaagtcggagaaagttgtacatgtaaagttcaaggaccgccaaaattagtaggacaaaacggcggtcgccaaatactcgaatcagcgaagcatgtttaatataaacagtgtgctttataacaattagggaggtttgtgtcatgtttgttctcctacagcaggggtgtccaaagtgcggcacgggggccatttgcggcccgcagctaattgtttaccggcccgccacacattctgcaaaaattgcaaaattgataatattgtaaaaattttaaaaaacatttaaaaaaagtgaatgaggtgaaatctaacaagaaaaagttgcaatgttgacacaaagctgccatgcaggctgttttttttcttttgtctttgtatatatatatttttttccattgctaaaaaaaaaaaaaaacactaaaaatctatgttataatgaatcattacttaaaaaatatcactttaaaaaattttatgaggaaaaaatattgcatatattgtgtggttgccatataaaaacatcaaagttttatttgacaaaagagcataaaacaaacaaaataatagttaaaacgtaaaatcgacagatatatctgaagttgatctcgtaatttaagtgttaaaagtaaaaagaaactaataaaaatgtaccactttatgagtgggggaccttttggatcccaaatatatttagtaggattttatttaacttttcactgtgattactcaaaaatattaaataaaatgtcagttttactataaaaaacaaagttgtctttgacagaaaaccttttttttttttttactttatatcaacctcaagttgatatagagatttactgtaagcgttaaataaaaaaaaataataataatttgacttatttttaacagtttaatgactgagaacctttatagtccccgggagccataaaggttaaaaaaaaatccatatattttattaagatttggaaatgaaaaatatcaaaatggcccccgcatgcttaaatttttccgtgtacggccctcagtggaaaatgtttggacacccctgtcctacagcACCCATATTAACACaaagaatatatttttttcccctcatctttttccatttttcatactatgttagatccactatggactggactctcactgttatgttggatccactaaggactgtacttagagggggggttacccacatatgagatcctccccaaggtttctcattgtcattcacatcgacgttccttgtgtgggctctgtaccgaggatgtcgttgtggcttgtgcagccctttgagacttttgtgatttagggctatgtaaataaacattgattgattgattgatacatttcTGAAAAaggtccagagagccactagggcggcgctaaagagccgcatgcggctctagagccgcgggttgccgacccctgttctaggcactgcccttcacactcactttcctcCGTTGCTTGGAAAAATCAAAGTTATATCCATCTCTAGCTATATGCTAATGCTAGCAATTAAAATTGCATATTTGCGGCTTATTTTACAGGATTCACTGTAACATTCACTATgccaactagtggtggggaggcttgtAACACTAATTTTTGTtcctaacccatacttgccaaccctcccgaattttccgggagactcccgaatttcagtgcctctcccgaaaatctcccgggacaaccattctcccgaatttctcccgatttccagccggacaacaaggcacgccccctccaggtccatgcggtTCTGAGTGAGGACAGCATTTCATCACGTCTGCTttttctccatataaacagcgtgccggcccagtcacgttataacatctacggcttttggagagtgcacaactgcacacacaacaagaaggagacgaagcagaagaacaaaaaagagacagtcatggcggcgacgagtaagaagaagtacgcttgcaagtcatcagagagggtgttgagcatgcttagaaagatagtgacagagaatagaacgaggatggacaattcaatcctaaactcactcctttcctgcaaattaaatttcacagatgctgcccatacctatgctccttcaaaggctgtgctactggctgcaaagcattgcactttcaaatacaacaatgagtagaggagtgttatgtgtgtgtatatgtgtaaataaatgaacactgaaattcaagtatttattttatttatacctgtatgtatgtatatatatatacactaccgttcaaaagtttggggtcacccaaacaattttgtggaatagccttcatttctaagaacaagaatagactgtcgagtttcagatgaaagttctctttttctggccattttgagcagttaattgaccccacaaatgtgatgctccagaaactcaatctgctcaaaggaaggtcagttttgtagcttctgtaacgagctaaactgttttcagatgtgtgaac from Entelurus aequoreus isolate RoL-2023_Sb linkage group LG01, RoL_Eaeq_v1.1, whole genome shotgun sequence encodes:
- the hyal2a gene encoding LOW QUALITY PROTEIN: hyaluronidase-2 (The sequence of the model RefSeq protein was modified relative to this genomic sequence to represent the inferred CDS: deleted 1 base in 1 codon), with product MRWTLLLIVLLRDGLAVFQLKATRWPLYSQKPLLLAWNAPTEDCSPRHRVALPLEQFQIVASPNEGFVRQNLTIFYKARLGLYPYFEPDDTPVNGGLPQVSSLTKHMDKMPEGVKKYIREPDAKGLAVIDWEEWRPLWIRNWEAKDVYRRLSRELVRQKNPTWPPEMVSKVAQQEFEMSAKKFMLETLKRAKSLRPNQLWGFYLFPDCYNHDYRRTLENYTGRCPDVEVARNEQLKWLWTESTALFPSIYIGTVLRSLPSGRQFVRNRVKEGMRLASSGDGLARPVFVYTRPTYINSLEQLTETDLVSTIGESVALGAAGIILWGDVAYASNKTTCSELDAYLRGPLGKYLLNVSTAAELCSHSLCTSHGRCLRRDPDSDVYLHLNPFTHSVQASAGGKLTVTVQPGQVEATGFADNFQCQCYSGFEGERCEKQDPQYQKGAAYRASALTLPGVILLLFSVSVSHVL